From a single Tepidisphaeraceae bacterium genomic region:
- a CDS encoding ABC transporter ATP-binding protein, with protein sequence ALILRPAFVVADEAVSALDVTVRAQVLRLLKAFQREMGLTYLFVSHDLSVVREVCDRVVVMYRGRIVEAGATKAIFDAPRHAYTRVLLSAIPSVDPDRKMRPLSTASLSESELAPLPDAQYAGLLS encoded by the coding sequence GCGCTGATCCTACGCCCCGCGTTCGTCGTCGCCGACGAGGCCGTCAGCGCGCTCGACGTTACCGTGCGGGCGCAGGTGCTGCGGCTGCTGAAAGCGTTCCAACGCGAGATGGGCCTGACGTACCTGTTCGTGTCGCACGATTTGTCGGTCGTGCGCGAGGTCTGCGACCGCGTGGTCGTCATGTACCGCGGGCGGATCGTCGAGGCGGGCGCGACCAAGGCGATCTTCGACGCGCCGCGGCACGCGTACACGCGCGTGTTGCTGTCGGCGATCCCCAGTGTCGACCCGGACCGAAAAATGCGGCCGTTGAGCACCGCATCGCTAAGCGAGAGCGAGCTCGCGCCGCTGCCCGACGCCCAGTACGCGGGGCTTCTATCATGA